Proteins co-encoded in one Candidatus Zixiibacteriota bacterium genomic window:
- a CDS encoding ABC transporter ATP-binding protein: MNSRHDAASDVDSERKDSSSIVIKATGLRKSFLSVDGSLNVLNGVDLSIERGQMAAVVGESGAGKSTLLHILGGLDRATDGMLEVCGTDYASMNDDSMAQFRNENVGFVFQFHHLMSDFTALENVMMPLLIRGTDQTTAEEKASYLLGRLGLSERTSHKPGKLSGGEQQRVAVARALVTDPKVVLADEPSGNLDTKTASALHEMLCDLNRSMGITFVVATHNRELAESADETYELSAGVTIPAR, translated from the coding sequence ATGAATAGTCGTCATGATGCCGCATCGGACGTGGATTCGGAGCGGAAGGACAGCAGCTCAATTGTGATCAAAGCAACGGGTCTCCGGAAGAGCTTTCTGTCAGTGGACGGCTCATTGAATGTACTCAATGGAGTCGACTTGAGCATAGAGCGTGGACAGATGGCTGCAGTAGTAGGTGAATCAGGAGCGGGCAAGAGTACTCTCCTGCACATTCTCGGAGGACTTGATCGCGCTACGGACGGCATGCTGGAAGTCTGCGGTACGGATTACGCAAGTATGAATGACGACTCGATGGCGCAATTCAGAAACGAGAATGTCGGTTTTGTATTTCAGTTTCACCACTTGATGTCTGATTTCACTGCCCTGGAAAACGTAATGATGCCTCTGCTAATACGAGGGACTGATCAAACGACAGCCGAAGAGAAGGCGTCTTACTTATTGGGAAGGCTTGGTTTGTCGGAGAGGACGAGCCACAAGCCGGGCAAGCTCTCGGGTGGTGAACAGCAGCGGGTTGCGGTGGCAAGAGCTCTTGTGACAGATCCGAAGGTTGTCCTCGCGGATGAACCGAGTGGCAACCTCGACACGAAGACTGCATCCGCACTACACGAGATGCTTTGCGATTTGAACAGGAGTATGGGAATCACTTTCGTGGTCGCAACTCATAATCGAGAACTTGCTGAGAGTGCCGACGAGACATATGAACTCTCAGCCGGTGTGACAATTCCCGCAAGGTGA
- a CDS encoding UvrB/UvrC motif-containing protein, translating to MLCQDCQKNEAIIHLTQIVGNDTSVLDLCANCASRRGFENPLKNAPFPLGDFLASMVEKTLATGIDRQEQLECQKCGLTFSEFSKTGRFGCGGCYSAFHAPLDDLLRKIHGSNRHSGKLPWGSPDKMKPLKEGRKLQEELRDAVQSENFELAAELRDRIKGIVSSGQ from the coding sequence ATGTTGTGCCAGGATTGTCAGAAGAACGAAGCCATAATACACCTGACCCAGATCGTGGGAAACGACACGTCCGTTCTGGACCTGTGTGCCAATTGTGCGTCTCGCAGAGGATTCGAGAATCCTCTCAAGAACGCTCCCTTCCCTCTCGGTGACTTTCTGGCGAGCATGGTGGAGAAAACGCTTGCGACGGGTATTGATAGACAGGAGCAACTTGAGTGTCAGAAATGTGGGTTGACATTCTCAGAATTTTCGAAGACTGGTCGTTTCGGATGTGGTGGGTGCTACAGTGCATTCCATGCACCGCTGGACGACTTGCTAAGGAAGATCCACGGATCCAATCGGCACTCGGGGAAGCTACCGTGGGGTTCACCGGACAAGATGAAGCCGTTGAAGGAAGGACGGAAGCTACAGGAAGAGTTGCGCGACGCAGTGCAGTCTGAGAACTTCGAACTCGCTGCCGAATTGCGAGATCGTATTAAGGGCATTGTCTCAAGCGGGCAATAG
- a CDS encoding helix-hairpin-helix domain-containing protein → MNDRRPELFSKSDIRVVLFLTTVFLVGGAIVIYQKSGEVIYPEVIISQLEQDRATTDGSEVRAGLLTKGMLHKYRININTAPIDSLVLLPGIGNYLATKIIESRKVQGRFESVDDLVRVKGIGPSKLTAVRGMIEIGEK, encoded by the coding sequence ATGAACGACAGGCGCCCTGAACTGTTCTCTAAATCGGACATCAGGGTAGTGTTGTTTCTGACGACTGTTTTCCTTGTGGGCGGAGCCATCGTAATCTATCAGAAGTCAGGAGAAGTGATCTACCCCGAGGTTATTATAAGTCAACTGGAGCAGGATCGCGCGACAACTGACGGAAGCGAAGTAAGAGCAGGACTACTCACTAAGGGAATGCTTCACAAGTACCGGATCAACATCAACACGGCACCAATCGATTCTCTGGTGCTGCTCCCCGGCATCGGGAATTATCTCGCTACGAAAATAATCGAATCAAGAAAGGTACAAGGTCGTTTCGAGAGTGTCGATGATCTCGTGCGAGTCAAGGGCATAGGCCCCTCGAAACTGACAGCAGTCCGGGGCATGATAGAAATCGGTGAAAAATGA
- a CDS encoding lipoprotein-releasing ABC transporter permease subunit, whose amino-acid sequence MRYELFIATRYMKSRQREGFISVISFITITGITIGVAALVTVLSMMNGFESEVRERIVGTLAHISIFTFDDVGIQETDKLLEEVRKVDRVVAAAPFVYYKASISSAKENDGTMVRGIDPNLERGVSNLQETITRGDLNLDTLESGLPGIVLGETLAERLGVTVGSRVVLMSLKDMSLVGGVTGMKMPKVAQFTVSGIFSNGLHEYDASLSYISITSAQKLFKLEQKVTGIQIKIDDMYKSAQVAAALNRDLGFPYFATDWTEMHKNLYSWMKLEKYGMFLGFALIIAVAAFNIISTLVMLVLEKKREIAILKSMGALRKSISRIFVYQGLATGTIGTVLGITLAVIVCLLQQEFGIISLPADIYFISKLPVRMEPLDFVVISATSILLSFLAALYPAHRAGRLYPVEILRYE is encoded by the coding sequence ATGAGGTACGAGCTTTTCATCGCCACCCGGTATATGAAGTCGAGGCAACGGGAAGGTTTCATCTCAGTGATCTCCTTCATCACGATCACCGGCATTACAATCGGCGTCGCGGCTCTGGTGACCGTTCTCTCTATGATGAATGGTTTCGAGTCGGAGGTGCGTGAACGAATCGTCGGTACCCTTGCGCATATTTCGATTTTCACTTTCGATGATGTCGGGATTCAGGAGACGGATAAACTGCTGGAGGAAGTCAGAAAGGTCGATCGCGTCGTGGCCGCTGCGCCTTTCGTCTATTATAAAGCTTCGATATCATCTGCAAAGGAGAATGATGGAACGATGGTGCGCGGGATTGATCCTAATCTCGAGCGCGGCGTATCGAATCTGCAGGAGACAATCACTCGCGGTGATCTCAATCTCGACACACTTGAATCAGGACTGCCGGGAATAGTGCTCGGAGAAACGCTTGCAGAGCGGCTTGGAGTGACCGTCGGATCAAGAGTCGTTCTGATGAGCCTTAAAGATATGTCGCTGGTAGGTGGCGTCACAGGTATGAAAATGCCGAAAGTCGCACAGTTTACCGTGTCAGGTATCTTCTCCAACGGACTTCATGAGTACGACGCATCGCTCTCCTATATAAGCATCACATCGGCGCAGAAGCTGTTCAAACTGGAACAGAAAGTGACCGGTATTCAAATCAAGATCGACGACATGTACAAGTCTGCTCAGGTCGCAGCAGCCCTGAACAGGGACCTCGGCTTTCCATATTTCGCGACTGACTGGACAGAAATGCACAAGAATCTCTATTCATGGATGAAGCTCGAGAAGTACGGCATGTTTCTCGGATTTGCGTTGATAATCGCTGTAGCTGCGTTCAATATCATCTCCACGCTGGTGATGCTCGTCCTTGAGAAGAAACGTGAGATAGCAATACTTAAGTCTATGGGCGCCTTGCGGAAATCTATCTCACGAATCTTCGTGTATCAAGGTCTGGCGACTGGAACGATCGGCACGGTGCTCGGTATCACTTTGGCAGTAATTGTGTGTCTGTTGCAGCAGGAGTTTGGAATAATATCGTTGCCTGCGGACATATACTTCATAAGCAAGCTGCCTGTGAGAATGGAGCCGCTCGATTTCGTGGTGATTTCGGCAACGTCGATTCTTCTTAGCTTCCTGGCTGCTCTCTATCCGGCACACCGGGCGGGGCGTCTCTATCCTGTTGAAATTCTTAGATATGAGTAA
- the coaD gene encoding pantetheine-phosphate adenylyltransferase yields the protein MRTAIYPGSFDPVTNGHLDLVSRASGMFDKIIVAVVANGMKPYLFDLEERVELVRGAISSMQNVNVVPFSGLLAKFVEESEAVAIIRGLRAVSDFEYEFQLALMNRELANRAETVFLMPSLSYVYISSSLIKEVAKNGGDISAFVPAAVEDALRKKFPNVT from the coding sequence ATGAGAACCGCAATATATCCCGGCAGTTTTGATCCAGTGACAAATGGCCACCTCGATTTAGTGAGCCGCGCCTCAGGCATGTTCGACAAAATCATAGTGGCGGTTGTAGCCAATGGCATGAAACCGTATCTGTTCGATCTGGAGGAGCGTGTCGAGCTGGTTAGAGGCGCGATCTCATCAATGCAAAATGTCAATGTAGTCCCTTTCTCGGGACTGCTTGCGAAATTCGTCGAAGAATCCGAAGCTGTCGCGATTATTCGAGGCCTGAGAGCGGTATCGGATTTTGAGTACGAATTCCAGCTCGCACTAATGAACCGAGAACTTGCCAACAGAGCGGAAACAGTCTTCTTGATGCCATCCTTGAGTTATGTCTATATATCCTCTTCCCTCATCAAGGAAGTTGCGAAGAACGGTGGCGACATATCGGCGTTTGTACCTGCGGCCGTTGAAGACGCGCTCAGGAAGAAGTTTCCCAATGTCACATAG
- a CDS encoding M28 family peptidase encodes MNYASRSNLLVAAVLLILFTVMSLPGCGSGKVTFDGDRAYVYLTEQCDFGPRNPGSDGASKALEYFKAFFETRLDTVELQNFEFTDTISDTTFSDLTNIIARFNPGRLPRVLLCAHWDTRPYADMDPNVALQNQPILGANDGASGCAVLMELANLLPHIDCPYGVDIVLFDAEDYGESGNLDYYCIGSKYYVENIDQGHYAFGILLDMVGATDMRIYRERYSHMYAKRIVDQVWSEAAEQGASHFVDSIKHTVYDDHLPFLEKGIPVIDIIDFDYPSWHTQADTPDKCSPSSLAAVGKVLLALLSR; translated from the coding sequence ATGAACTATGCTTCAAGGTCAAATCTGCTCGTCGCTGCTGTTCTGTTGATTCTCTTCACAGTCATGTCTTTACCGGGTTGCGGATCTGGCAAAGTGACTTTTGACGGTGACCGCGCCTATGTCTATCTCACTGAGCAATGTGACTTCGGACCGAGGAATCCGGGCTCGGATGGTGCATCAAAGGCACTCGAGTACTTCAAGGCATTCTTCGAGACAAGGCTCGATACGGTCGAACTGCAGAATTTTGAGTTCACCGACACCATCAGCGATACGACTTTTTCCGATCTGACCAACATCATTGCCAGATTCAATCCGGGTCGTCTGCCGCGAGTGCTCCTGTGCGCCCACTGGGATACGAGGCCATATGCCGACATGGACCCGAACGTAGCACTGCAGAATCAGCCGATTCTCGGTGCCAATGATGGCGCTTCAGGCTGCGCCGTACTTATGGAGCTCGCAAATCTACTGCCTCATATCGACTGCCCCTATGGAGTCGACATCGTGCTTTTCGATGCTGAAGATTACGGTGAGTCGGGCAATCTGGACTACTACTGCATCGGCTCTAAATACTACGTTGAAAATATCGATCAGGGACATTACGCGTTCGGAATTCTGCTGGATATGGTCGGCGCAACCGATATGAGGATCTACCGTGAACGATATTCTCATATGTACGCCAAGCGCATCGTCGACCAGGTCTGGAGCGAAGCTGCAGAACAGGGCGCTTCGCATTTTGTCGATTCCATCAAACACACCGTCTATGACGATCACCTCCCCTTTCTGGAAAAAGGTATCCCTGTAATCGACATAATCGATTTCGACTATCCTTCCTGGCACACTCAAGCCGATACTCCCGACAAATGCAGTCCATCGAGCCTTGCCGCTGTTGGCAAAGTTTTACTTGCCCTACTCAGCCGCTGA
- the rsmD gene encoding 16S rRNA (guanine(966)-N(2))-methyltransferase RsmD, with product MRIVAGEKKGFKLKTLKGLEVRPTLEQVKESIFNMIAPEIDNAIVADVFCGSGNLGLEALSRGAKKCFFVDLSRDALKVVKENLQTLDLLDRADIVRLKLPDELANLKGLDTVTILLADPPYGTPLSSKLLDMIAKQNLVRSGCLLVVEHSGKTKISFNQKTYTLLREKKFGQSEVLILRKK from the coding sequence ATGAGAATAGTCGCCGGTGAGAAGAAGGGGTTCAAGCTTAAGACTCTTAAGGGACTCGAAGTGAGGCCGACACTTGAGCAAGTCAAAGAGAGCATATTCAACATGATAGCACCGGAAATCGACAATGCTATCGTAGCTGACGTGTTCTGTGGGTCTGGCAATCTCGGACTGGAAGCGCTTTCTCGCGGCGCGAAAAAGTGCTTTTTCGTCGACCTCTCTCGTGACGCACTGAAGGTCGTGAAGGAGAACCTGCAGACACTCGACCTGCTCGACCGTGCCGATATTGTGCGGCTGAAGCTGCCGGATGAATTGGCCAATCTAAAAGGTCTGGATACTGTAACTATACTGCTTGCCGATCCACCCTACGGGACTCCTCTCTCTTCGAAACTGCTCGACATGATTGCGAAGCAGAACCTCGTCAGGAGCGGATGCCTGCTGGTCGTCGAGCATTCAGGTAAGACCAAAATCAGCTTCAACCAGAAGACCTATACACTTCTGAGAGAGAAGAAATTCGGACAAAGTGAAGTATTAATACTGAGGAAGAAGTGA
- the lysS gene encoding lysine--tRNA ligase, which translates to MTVDQRSVRIKKLEELRKAGINPFPYRFEVSHRSEQVKENFESLEQSEERITLAGRVMTIRVMGKAGFCHIQDDLGQIQLYFKKDVVGDELYALYKQIDIGDLIGCRGKVFRTKKGEMSIWVESFEMLAKSLRPLPEKWHGLKDVEMRYRQRYLDLISNREVKEIFLNRAKIIRSIRDYLDNDGFVEVETPILQPLYGGGSAEPFTTHHNRLGMELYLRIADELYLKRLIIGGFEKVYEVCKDFRNEGLDRTHNPEFTMIELYQAYVDYNDIMELMQKLLVHAAREVLGRTTITYKDEEIELDCEWERLPMLEAIKRYSGIDAENLDEAELKAACKEKGIEVEESRGRGKIIDDIFTEKVQPNLIRPTFITDHPIEMSPLAKVHRDDPRLTERFELFICEIEVANAFSELNDPLDQRERFAMQKQLSKLGDKEAQVMDEDFLRALEHGMPPTGGLGFGVDRVVMLLTNQTNIREVLLFPQLKPE; encoded by the coding sequence ATGACGGTCGATCAGCGATCCGTGCGAATAAAGAAGTTGGAAGAACTGCGCAAAGCGGGAATCAATCCGTTTCCGTACAGGTTTGAAGTGTCTCATCGATCTGAACAAGTCAAAGAGAATTTCGAATCGCTCGAACAAAGCGAGGAGCGAATCACTCTTGCAGGTCGTGTAATGACAATTCGCGTGATGGGCAAAGCGGGATTCTGCCACATCCAGGATGATCTTGGGCAGATACAGCTCTATTTCAAGAAGGACGTGGTCGGCGATGAACTTTACGCGCTCTACAAGCAGATTGATATCGGCGATCTAATCGGGTGCAGGGGAAAAGTCTTTCGCACCAAAAAGGGTGAAATGTCCATATGGGTCGAGAGCTTCGAAATGCTCGCGAAATCCCTCCGGCCTCTGCCGGAAAAGTGGCACGGGCTCAAGGATGTAGAGATGCGCTACCGGCAGCGCTATCTCGATCTCATCTCTAATAGAGAAGTTAAGGAAATATTCCTGAATCGAGCCAAGATCATACGGTCGATCAGGGATTATCTCGATAACGATGGGTTTGTCGAAGTCGAAACCCCGATACTTCAGCCGCTATACGGCGGTGGATCTGCCGAACCGTTCACAACCCATCATAACCGTCTCGGCATGGAGCTCTACCTTCGCATCGCCGACGAGCTTTATCTCAAGAGACTGATTATAGGTGGCTTCGAAAAAGTGTACGAAGTCTGCAAGGATTTCAGAAATGAAGGTCTCGACAGGACACACAATCCCGAATTCACGATGATCGAGCTCTATCAGGCGTACGTAGATTATAATGACATTATGGAATTGATGCAGAAGCTACTTGTTCACGCCGCACGCGAAGTCCTGGGCAGAACTACGATCACGTACAAGGATGAAGAGATCGAACTGGACTGCGAATGGGAACGCCTTCCGATGCTCGAAGCAATCAAGAGGTACTCCGGCATCGATGCTGAGAACCTGGATGAGGCCGAATTGAAAGCAGCATGCAAAGAAAAAGGCATCGAAGTTGAGGAGTCGAGAGGACGCGGCAAGATCATAGATGACATTTTCACTGAGAAGGTGCAGCCGAATCTGATACGGCCCACGTTCATTACCGATCACCCGATCGAGATGTCGCCACTTGCGAAAGTGCACCGCGACGATCCCAGGCTGACGGAGCGATTTGAGCTGTTCATCTGCGAGATCGAAGTTGCAAATGCTTTCTCTGAACTAAATGATCCTCTCGATCAGAGAGAGCGTTTCGCGATGCAGAAGCAGCTCTCGAAGCTCGGCGACAAGGAAGCGCAGGTTATGGATGAGGACTTCCTTCGCGCCCTCGAACACGGGATGCCCCCAACCGGCGGACTCGGCTTCGGAGTTGATCGCGTCGTAATGCTCCTGACCAATCAGACGAACATCCGTGAGGTGCTTCTTTTCCCGCAATTGAAACCGGAGTAG